One window of the Magnolia sinica isolate HGM2019 chromosome 19, MsV1, whole genome shotgun sequence genome contains the following:
- the LOC131234634 gene encoding uncharacterized protein LOC131234634 → MLQTVIHIERHRSEPTTEDLEVHTVVDMISDNLDLFLQAETSKIHFSELVSHMDIPPYCIESMALKLIDMAKKAHEVGKKILRNQFDVLILVEEDNYEEVRVAEAQRESMDLAYRGRASAVPPSRSSVEALERMVFDKGKSDEIKCTICLNDFSTGMKVIRMPVLTYF, encoded by the coding sequence ATGTTACAGACGGTCATACATATAGAAAGACATCGATCTGAGCCCACCACTGAAGATTTGGAAGTTCATACTGTGGTGGATATGATCTCGGATAATCTCGACCTTTTCTTACAAGCTGAGACATCCAAAATCCATTTCTCTGAGTTGGTTTCACATATGGATATTCCTCCATACTGCATTGAATCAATGGCCTTGAAACTTATTGACATGGCGAAGAAAGCCCATGAAGTGGGAAAAAAGATATTACGTAACCAATTTGATGTATTGATATTGGTTGAAGAAGATAATTATGAAGAAGTGAGAGTGGCTGAGGCCCAAAGAGAATCAATGGACTTGGCTTATCGAGGGAGGGCTAGTGCAGTCCCACCATCAAGATCTTCAGTTGAAGCGTTGGAGAGGATGGTGTTCGACAAAGGAAAGTCTGATGAGATCAAGTGTACAATTTGTTTGAATGACTTCTCTACAGGGATGAAGGTCATACGGATGCCCGTGCTCACATATTTTTGA